The genome window aaaaaaaaaagaatttcgagccctgcacagTGCGCAATCATTACACTTGCGTTCTTACAGTACGATGATGTAGTGGCTagagcctctatatgaggcagtagccacaacaaaaacgattttgacctttttggtgaccttgatcagATGACGCTCAAAATGTTGgacgttctatttgagaccaatgcccatctatcctgaaagtttcataaagattgatccagctgttttcccgtaatgtcgtttacaaaaaaaaagaaactcgACCAAAAACAATACGTCACCCCACTTATTCCGTAGCAggcgagataaaaaaaaaagactagccTAAGAGTCAATTAAACTAAAGTTCTCTTTTTCTTTTGCCTCCCTCATTACTCACTGCCCTCATACACAGTGAGGAGGGATTTAAATATTTACAAAGTTCTAAACATTTAACGATTCACTTTTGAATGTggactttccaaaaaaaaaaaacttgtggtTTGCATTACATGACTCAAGTAATGAAAATTATGGCTGTGGTACATTTCTGAAGTCATCATGCTTATCCCCTGCTCCCTCTGTAGGCTCTTCCTGTGAGTGAGAGCTCTGAACGGTCCTCCTAAATAGTAGCCGGCCATTTTAAACAGACTTCAGGGTCGTTTTTCAAAACCAAGGCGGGTGATTTATTTCTGCACAAGCCCTGATACTTAGCAAAACAAGAACGAGCATCTCAGCTCAGTAATGAACAAATGGACACGTTTCCCCAAGAAGCCACAAGTTTCATTTAGTTGCTGTTCACTTAGTGTGATTTTGGATTTTGTCAAAGTTTTGTAGAGGCAAACATATATAAATTCACAAGCCATGGGCTGTTACCTGAGGTAGAAATAAGTGGGGCCGCGAAACACCATCTAATGGGCTGcgatttctcccccccccccccccccccccccccaaaaaaaaaagttgaagctaatttttactcgtagtagggtaccaTTGCTGGGTTGCACCCGACATCACATCCACcgcattaagctatggtcacactacagctcgcaatgctttgcgatgggttatcgatgaaaatgaggcattttaatGGCGATATACACAGGAGTTGTGatcacacagtaggtgaacacttgaccaTCATGCCTTCGcgcgcttgagtctggcgcagctcaagCAGCCGCACGTTCTCATGGAGCGCGTGGTGCGCACTTGGGACCTGGTCATTATGGGGAACACctgatgggcaattccatgtaaatgtcaacctcaccatgcaaaaataaagcaacatgtaaaacatcaaaaccactcccagagatatcacctaggcctgtattttacagatgtgaataagttgaaccaatttgtaaccaacctaatatgtcactgtcagtctttctttcttataatgtaaaacccaagctaaaatcaactttgatcatgtacaattctatattattgccacaagccacagaaatgtatgctaaaatccacaaaacagcaaaacaatagccatcctaaatattatttaagaactttgatagttttagctgatatttagagagtttttcaaagggttatggtggttaaattgctgattttctaaacatatgccatgtctatttcagacgcgtcacatccataacggaatttcgtcacatccataacgctgacttttccttccgaaactctgcatgaaatacaaaatattttaaacaaagattttttaatattcaccttggacccctctatcaaatggatatctccatttcgacattaggtttacaatttcacagagtttgataaaaatgtacagtcacccaagaaaagtgatactttttctgtcacatccataacgcatcttttattggcattttctggcatgccctagatgtactatgggaattgttcttgttctatcacttctccagtatggtacagccttaaaatatgcaacacctgtttaaatactgggagacaataaaacatgcactgggtcatttgttgccattttgagttaagtgtcacgtccataacgctggaattgctctgatgctgatttgagcgcaaatcagcacgcacagatatggacgctgtttattcacagaggctttgtgaagcattatcattatcttgtttgtttctagccatgcttataacactgtttttaaatactctgcttttcgttttgcttttgttaaaaaaaaaacacacacacacacttggaagatagctctggacacttacggtaatacatttatgcctgagaactacagttgacttgctaactttagaactgcagttgtcatgaacagttttgcactcaagtttccatcaatgaacattttataacttcaacaaaacagacttcatgttaaaactataatgaatttcctggttatacagttgtactttgaggatgggttccctttggagtTTGGGttatttcaaggtttcttcctcatgttctctgagggagtttttccttgctacagtcaccacaagcttgctcattggagataaattagggataaaattagctcatgtttaaagtctttaattctctataaagctgctttgtgacaatgtctactgttaaaagcactataaaaataaacttgacttaaatatcacacctgctaataaacactcttcctgcacttcgaTCCGTCTGCTGCCGTCTATCTCgtggtgtcctgatccccagatctttaacccagccacatataaaaagttgtacacctccatgctctcccagtgttcatctgtgtgtccatgtagaacgatgtctgcaacaccagatagtttgatatGTCggagaactcaacggatggataattttccaactcgtaggaaaaatcctactTTAACgtgtctatcccattgagtggtttctatatctacttcttttgagtgtacgtcttggttttaataacctgcttgtttgctgtacacaaacatggcaataagttctttgtgttaatggaccagactccacttttggatcattaatcccttttgagtgagaatgtcctgcatgcatggttttatgttggcttctggtacaaccatacagttttaaatacaatagctACAAttcaaaacagtttgtttttattacatttatttaattcctggtctCCCATCTATAACAGGGAATGCTGTTGCATtctgttaatacactttacaatagattattagattctaatagaataaatgaaccaaaataattggggatctcttTTAAAGGCaaagcaagtttatttatatagcacatttcatacacaatggcagttcaatgtgctttacagaagtaaaaacaaaaacagtaaacaatagagaaataaaattacataaaattttatttttattctaaaacaattaattaaaagaattaaaagaaaataataagaattaaacaatagtagaaataaaataataaaatgaagtagaagttcaaataggaggagaaaaaaaaaagaaaccagcagaatagaataaagaataaaatagaataaagttaaaattaaagtaaatttaaaacatgcagagaaagtaaagattataaaaaatgtaaagacgaCAATATTAatgatttaacagaaagcatctgaaaacagcttggtctttaacctagatttgaagctgccaacagcaggagcatttttaatgtcctctggcagttggttccatagctgtactgcatagtagctaaaagctgcttcaccataccttgttttaacaacaggttttaatagtaaatttttctgttttgatctggtagatctgattgggttaggccgctgcaacatatcagagaggtaattgggccctgtaccatttagagatttgtacaccagcagcaatgctttaaagtcaattctgtagcttactggaagccagtgaagggaccttagaattggagtaatgtgctctgttctttttgttcgtgtgagaaccctagccgctgcattttgaaccagctgaagtcatttgatggtcttttttggcaggcctgtgaaaaggccattgcagtaatcaaccctactagagatgaagacatgtattagtttttccagatcattttttgacataagtcctcttagtttggaaatgtttttttaggtgataaaatgccgttttagtgattgctttcatgtgactgtcaaagtttagctcgctgtcaatgaaaacaccaagatttttaaccatttctttagttttaatcccttttgtgtcaagaatagtggtaatcctgagcctttcatctttttttccaaatagaattacttccgttttatctgtgttcagctgaagaaaattttgtgacatccagctgttgatttgatcgatacactggtagagacattcaaggggggcataatcattaggtgatagagcaaaataaatttgggtgtcatctgcatagcagtgacacaaaattgaatttttattgataatttgcccaagtgggagcatataaaggttgaaaagtaatggtccaagaatcgacccctgggggacgccacaggtcaaggacattgacattgaggaacaatttcccagggtaacagagaagcttctatcttttaagtatgaatttaaccaattgataactttaccagtcaatccaacccagtgttcaagtcgatatagcagtatgttgtgatcaacagtatcaaaagctgcactgaggtccagtaataccaggaccgatgttttgcctgcatcagtattaagacgtatgtcatttaaaactttaatcagcgctgtttcagtgctatgattggcacgaaatcctgactgaaaattatcaaaacggctgtttgctatcaagaaggcagttaattgattgaagacaattttttcaaggattttcccaatgaatggtaaatttgatattggcctgtagttatttaatactgaaggatccagattattttttttaagaaggggctttacaacggctttttttagggacacaggaacaacgccagtctccagggatgtatttataatttgaagcacatctgtaattataagatgaagaacagacttaaaaaagttggtgggcagaatgtccaattcagatgttgaggaactgagattttgtacagtttaatgggcctcgactcattacaagtatgaataggtgggccttaaagcagaaaaggttgagaacccctgctttaggTCGTCATGGGTGGCTCCTGTTGATGTGGAATTTTAATAATGATGTCTTCTCTTCAGGGTGTGAATGTCAGGGAGAAAGCCAAGATAGTGATGTTACTTATACGTGATGAAGAGAAACGTAAAGAAGAGAGGGAGTTTGCCATGAAGACTAAGGACAAACTGGCAACTGGTAATATTCTCTTTCAGTCCCATAACATAGTGGTTTATCTCTCTCATCTCCTAATAACCAAAACTTCAGGAACTCTACATACAGGGTATACTTGTGCTTGGCTCTGGGACTGATTCAAAATGTATGCTTAattttgtctttttatttttagcCTCCTTAGAGACCAGTAACAAAGCAAAGACAGAGATTCCTCCATATACGGGGCTGCCATCCTTGGACAACATTCCCTCGGTGGCAGATCTGACAGCCAGCATGGCAAAGAAAAAGGAAGAGAAGAGGATACTtgaggaaaagaagaaagaagaagagagaCGTGTGAGTGCTGTATTTGGAAGGCAAACCTAACAAGGGTTAACTATGTTGCAATTTCATTTTAGTGCATAATAATTATGTAAATCGTGTAATGGATGCAAATTTCCATTAGGCAAAGGAAGGCAATGCAGAGCCTGATCTGTGGGAACAAGCTGCAACAGTGGCACCTCCTTCGACCTCGGATCCCTGGGGAACTCCATCTGATGCTCCAAAAGCCGTGGGTCCTGCAATGAACGACCCGTGGGGCACACCAACAAATGACTCCCGAGATTCAAATATGGGTTCCAACGATCCTTGGGGTGAGTCAGCGAATGAAGTGAAAGACACTGCTGTTGCTTCCAACGATCCATGGGGTGGTTTACCAGATGAGAAGACATCaccacctcccaaaaactgtcCATGGGGTGACTCCGCAGTCCCAACAGAAGACAAAGTTCCAGCTACTAATGACCCCTGGGGCACGTCAAATGATTTGGTAGCAAATTCACAGCCGACAAAGACGGATCCTTGGGGTGCACCAGTCGAGTCTGCTCCTGCAACGTCAGACCCCTGGGAGACACCGTCGGAGACACCTCTGGCTAAGTCAGATCCATGGGGTGGGGATAATGGAACTTCAGTAGTGTCACCCATTGATCCATTTAGTGATGGGCCCAAAGCTGATAATGACCCATGGGACACATTAGGTATGTAAAAGAGACTACAAGGCTTGCTAAAAGTAGGCATATCGGACGCTCGCtttctgtgctgtgaaaattgtgcatgcaaacGCTCATTTAAGttcccaaatctgtcattgcttaactcttgaatagttTGTATCGTGAACACTATCATTTAAAAGCTTACCTCTGCTTTCCAAGGAAAATTATCTCGTtatgatctgttcagtactttgggagtaacggcaggttgaagttggtacaacagagtaaaaactctgctcgcgtgacgtcaggaaactgccggtgctgtttgagtcacgggaaagcggtcgggctctctctctctctctcctgatcggtttcccactggattactcgtgaatatcattcagataacttttatagaaatgttctcactgtttctgatgaaggattcagcaaaatttcccATCAGCTAGTTTCGATGTTgtgcttcacgggagactttgtttTCTAGACTGAGTTTTCACAGCTTTACTGACTTATTTTTTCAaaccaaactgattcatgtaaataactagtttagaatataactgtcgttgttttgatgaaaaatattgagatcttagtggtcggaatgatgtatttaaaaaaaaacggaagtcagaaatgcaagcgtcaatttcagttcagttggaTGTGACTCtcagtttttttgaggttcgccttgaaagctgtaaatattaatcaaaatagtcatttatattctttcatataaacactagtagtccCTActcagaa of Neoarius graeffei isolate fNeoGra1 chromosome 22, fNeoGra1.pri, whole genome shotgun sequence contains these proteins:
- the epn1b gene encoding epsin-1, coding for MTQSMIRRTLKNLVQNFSEAEVKVREATSNDPWGPSSSQMADISDLTYNVVACNEIMGMLWKRLNDDKNWRHVYKSLTLLEYLLKTGSDRIPKQSQENIHIIKPLIEYRFTDKDGKDQGVNVREKAKIVMLLIRDEEKRKEEREFAMKTKDKLATASLETSNKAKTEIPPYTGLPSLDNIPSVADLTASMAKKKEEKRILEEKKKEEERRAKEGNAEPDLWEQAATVAPPSTSDPWGTPSDAPKAVGPAMNDPWGTPTNDSRDSNMGSNDPWGESANEVKDTAVASNDPWGGLPDEKTSPPPKNCPWGDSAVPTEDKVPATNDPWGTSNDLVANSQPTKTDPWGAPVESAPATSDPWETPSETPLAKSDPWGGDNGTSVVSPIDPFSDGPKADNDPWDTLASSTLPMNDPWGAPATSTNASVKADPFGDGGTSDAWGAAAESDVSSSVPSEDSKNPSSFLGEGASLVDLDSLM